The Kosakonia sacchari SP1 genome includes a window with the following:
- the lpoB gene encoding penicillin-binding protein activator LpoB, which yields MIKTIGRYALLTTLAVLLAGCISDQQPAPVDQAGGAGAPQQPTPVQPQQPVPEVPSVPTLPQQQPGPIEHQDQTGQPAPRERHFDWNSAVQPMVGKMLQASGANAGSVLLVDSVNNRTNGSINTGEATGVVRNALANNGKFTLVTEQQLAVAKQQLGLSPQDSLGTRSKAIGIARNVGAQYVLYSNATGNVNAPALQMQLMLVQTGEIIWSGKGAVQQQ from the coding sequence TTGATTAAAACTATTGGACGCTACGCGCTTTTGACAACCCTGGCCGTGTTGCTTGCGGGCTGTATTAGCGATCAGCAACCCGCGCCAGTTGATCAGGCGGGTGGTGCAGGCGCACCTCAACAACCCACGCCGGTACAGCCGCAACAACCGGTGCCTGAAGTGCCTTCTGTCCCCACGCTGCCGCAGCAGCAACCGGGGCCAATTGAGCACCAGGATCAAACGGGGCAACCCGCGCCGCGCGAGCGTCATTTTGACTGGAACAGCGCCGTTCAGCCGATGGTCGGTAAAATGTTGCAGGCCAGCGGTGCGAACGCAGGCAGCGTGCTGTTAGTGGATAGCGTCAATAACCGAACCAACGGTTCCATCAACACGGGCGAAGCAACAGGTGTGGTGCGCAACGCGTTAGCCAATAACGGTAAATTCACGCTTGTTACCGAGCAGCAACTGGCGGTCGCGAAGCAACAACTGGGGCTCTCTCCCCAGGACAGCCTCGGTACGCGCAGTAAAGCCATCGGTATTGCCCGTAATGTCGGGGCGCAGTATGTGCTCTACTCCAACGCGACCGGGAATGTCAACGCACCGGCGCTGCAAATGCAATTGATGCTGGTACAGACCGGCGAAATTATCTGGTCGGGTAAAGGTGCGGTTCAGCAACAATAA
- the fhuE gene encoding ferric-rhodotorulic acid/ferric-coprogen receptor FhuE: MSFIHHARGEARSLAATPSLLAACIAMALVPSAAFAADTAAASEDTIVVDGAALSTADSQAQDYSVKTTTTGTKLLLVPRDIPQSVSVVSQQRMQDQQLNTIEQVLDNTIGVSASRIDTHRTNFFARGFFVSNFAYEDMPTFLDNRWNFGDTAGDTAIYDKIEVVRGAAGLMSGTGNPSAYVNMVRKHADSKEFKGTATATYGSWDDQRYVLDLQAPMTESGDVRGRVITGYQDKDSWVERNHYRKKFITGVVDADITDSTTLSLGYDYQESEEDSPTWGGFPSLYSDGSRTHFRRGFNTAANWAYSNVDSSKIFANLTQRFDNGWEAKVNAMHAETNFDSKLMYIDGYPDKTTGLYDASQWQGAWGGWNRGERKQDSIDAFVRGGYDLLGRQHEVMFGGSYSRQRNNYDNAYPVNDNSGLMDVGNIHNYNGNTLADPSWSEWALYQRDVIRQKSLYAATRISLADPLHLILGARYTEWSAKYNLERKPDEIRTSKSDDVTPYAGLIYDIDDTWSVYGSYTSIFEPSSQRDINSEFLEPTTGKSYEAGIKGDWYNTRLTATLAVFRTEQDHVAVSTGEYIPNSGGQTAYKSVNGTVSKGVEFELNGALTDNLQLTFGASRFMAEDGDGVAVNPEQARTTMKLFTRYQLPMLPELSVGGGARWQNKTWQDIKGPGGDMRITQSGYTVVDLFTRYQTTKNFAVQANLNNVFDKEYYDYLGTYGVYGAPRNFSISASYSF, encoded by the coding sequence ATGTCTTTCATTCATCACGCCAGGGGCGAAGCGCGTTCATTAGCCGCTACACCGTCTCTGCTTGCCGCCTGCATTGCAATGGCTTTAGTCCCCTCTGCTGCGTTTGCGGCAGATACCGCTGCAGCATCTGAAGATACGATTGTGGTTGATGGCGCAGCGTTAAGCACCGCTGACAGCCAGGCACAAGACTACAGCGTGAAAACCACCACCACAGGCACCAAGCTATTACTGGTTCCGCGTGACATCCCGCAATCAGTGAGTGTGGTCAGCCAGCAGCGTATGCAGGATCAGCAGTTAAATACCATCGAACAAGTGCTGGATAATACGATTGGCGTCAGCGCATCGCGCATTGATACCCACCGCACGAACTTCTTCGCGCGCGGCTTTTTCGTCAGTAACTTTGCTTATGAAGATATGCCGACATTCCTTGATAACCGCTGGAATTTTGGTGATACCGCAGGCGACACGGCAATCTATGACAAAATTGAAGTGGTGCGCGGCGCGGCCGGTCTGATGAGCGGAACAGGTAATCCCTCTGCTTATGTCAACATGGTGCGTAAACATGCAGACAGCAAAGAGTTTAAAGGAACCGCAACCGCGACTTACGGTAGCTGGGACGATCAGCGCTATGTGCTGGATCTGCAAGCACCAATGACCGAATCCGGCGACGTGCGTGGCCGGGTTATCACCGGTTACCAGGATAAAGATTCGTGGGTTGAACGTAATCACTACCGCAAAAAATTCATCACCGGCGTAGTGGATGCGGATATCACCGACTCCACCACCCTTTCTCTTGGCTACGACTATCAGGAAAGTGAAGAAGACAGCCCAACCTGGGGCGGTTTCCCCTCGCTATACAGCGACGGCAGCCGCACGCATTTCCGTCGCGGTTTCAACACCGCTGCTAACTGGGCTTACTCCAATGTCGATTCTTCAAAAATTTTCGCCAACCTGACTCAGCGTTTTGATAACGGCTGGGAAGCGAAAGTTAACGCTATGCATGCGGAAACCAACTTCGACAGCAAGTTGATGTATATCGACGGTTACCCGGATAAAACCACCGGTCTGTATGATGCCTCACAGTGGCAAGGCGCATGGGGCGGCTGGAACCGTGGCGAGCGCAAACAAGACTCCATCGATGCGTTTGTGCGCGGTGGGTACGATTTGCTTGGTCGCCAGCATGAAGTGATGTTCGGTGGCAGCTACAGCCGCCAGCGCAACAATTATGACAACGCCTATCCGGTTAATGATAATTCCGGCCTGATGGATGTCGGCAACATTCATAACTATAACGGTAACACGTTGGCCGACCCGAGCTGGTCTGAGTGGGCGCTCTACCAGCGCGATGTGATCCGCCAGAAATCACTGTATGCGGCAACGCGTATCTCTTTGGCCGATCCGCTGCACTTGATCCTCGGCGCGCGTTATACCGAATGGAGCGCAAAATATAATCTGGAACGTAAGCCGGATGAGATCCGTACCAGCAAGTCCGATGACGTCACGCCCTACGCTGGTCTGATTTATGACATTGATGACACCTGGTCTGTTTACGGTAGCTACACCTCTATTTTTGAACCGTCCAGCCAGCGCGATATCAACAGCGAGTTCCTGGAACCTACGACCGGTAAAAGCTATGAAGCCGGGATCAAGGGCGACTGGTATAACACACGTCTGACGGCGACCCTGGCGGTATTCCGTACCGAGCAGGATCACGTTGCCGTATCGACCGGCGAGTACATTCCGAATTCCGGCGGCCAGACAGCGTATAAATCCGTCAACGGCACCGTAAGCAAAGGTGTCGAATTTGAACTCAATGGTGCCCTCACCGACAACTTACAGCTCACCTTTGGTGCCAGCCGGTTTATGGCTGAAGATGGTGACGGTGTAGCCGTTAACCCGGAACAGGCGCGCACGACGATGAAATTGTTCACGCGTTACCAGTTGCCGATGCTGCCGGAACTTTCCGTTGGCGGCGGCGCGCGCTGGCAGAATAAAACCTGGCAGGATATCAAAGGCCCGGGCGGCGATATGCGCATCACCCAGAGCGGTTATACGGTGGTGGATCTCTTCACCCGCTACCAGACAACCAAAAACTTTGCGGTTCAAGCCAATCTGAACAATGTGTTCGATAAAGAGTATTACGATTATCTGGGCACTTATGGTGTGTACGGTGCGCCGCGTAACTTCTCCATAAGTGCCAGTTACAGCTTCTGA
- a CDS encoding YcfL family protein, with the protein MMNGRVALWLAALALVGCSSRPTIPVADDQTLVMESSILASGIIAQPPTLNTQELQPSASSRLFNERQQPVTVHYRFFWYDARGLEMHPLEAPRTVTIPGNSGVTLYGSANYLGAHSVRLYLYL; encoded by the coding sequence ATGATGAACGGGCGTGTCGCGTTATGGCTGGCAGCGCTGGCGCTGGTGGGATGCAGCTCACGTCCAACGATCCCGGTCGCCGACGACCAGACGTTAGTAATGGAATCGAGCATTCTGGCCTCAGGGATTATCGCGCAGCCGCCGACGTTAAATACGCAGGAACTCCAGCCTTCCGCGTCTTCACGGTTGTTTAATGAACGACAGCAGCCCGTTACCGTGCATTATCGTTTTTTCTGGTATGACGCCAGAGGTCTGGAAATGCACCCGCTGGAAGCGCCGCGAACCGTCACGATCCCGGGGAATTCGGGCGTGACGCTCTATGGCAGCGCCAACTATTTGGGTGCGCACAGCGTCAGACTTTATCTTTACCTGTAA
- the hinT gene encoding purine nucleoside phosphoramidase: protein MAEETIFSKIIRREIPSDIVYQDELVTAFRDISPQAPTHVLIVPNILIPTVNDVTEAHEQTLGRMLTVAAKIARDEGIAEDGYRLIMNCNRHGGQEVYHIHMHLLGGRALGPMLAHKGL from the coding sequence ATGGCCGAAGAAACCATTTTCAGTAAAATCATTCGCCGCGAAATTCCCTCGGATATTGTTTACCAGGACGAACTGGTCACCGCTTTTCGCGATATCTCTCCGCAGGCTCCAACTCATGTCCTGATTGTGCCAAACATCCTGATCCCAACCGTGAACGACGTGACCGAAGCGCATGAGCAGACGCTGGGGCGCATGTTGACCGTTGCGGCGAAAATCGCCCGTGATGAGGGGATTGCTGAAGACGGTTACCGTTTGATCATGAACTGTAATCGTCATGGCGGGCAGGAGGTTTATCATATCCATATGCACCTGCTCGGCGGGCGCGCACTGGGGCCGATGCTGGCTCATAAAGGTCTTTGA